The Pleuronectes platessa chromosome 10, fPlePla1.1, whole genome shotgun sequence genome contains a region encoding:
- the tcaim gene encoding T-cell activation inhibitor, mitochondrial → MSVSSLLRCSLRLERKHVATRLVQQRALSGADTVNALRPFYFAVHPDFFGQHPREREVNENSLKRLNGYLENLQKHGSRSLQPMKLTFYVRDTKENSDMQPDLLCPGFRSVSFTLQTHDVLSTVINVLKSCSLSVEHMKALRASAETSKNPREAGVPFYRPIKWDKSYYIFTGFRDPEQELQQAREIEPSLSLWLRNNEPEATKKHSASLPRREELNRLKRELCHRFDLADIRWQRSWGVAHRCCQLQSLSRLSQQSPEALVHLQGHTVMFADQSGMNASGHVMLGTMDVHNQWTKMFQQLSSYRSLQQQTDWLKERISLLLGGAQVVHMARLGPVQPISEHYSTLNTFHKSLMSGHLRLHPRSLQGLNVSLANDRSNLSLHEMGQFIIPTNCDPPKLQVFLQSHAPEARMRTNRKKQLQVEEDAVVKQCLQSLSLRSLSKEPSVSSSQMILCCKRLLEQRSPLMQGLHICVSHFYSVLQDGDLCLPWDWKS, encoded by the exons ATGTCTGTGAGCTCGCTCTTGCGGTGCAGCCTCAG GCTGGAGCGGAAACACGTGGCCACTCGTCTAGTCCAGCAGAGAGCTCTGTCAGGGGCAGATACTGTCAACGCACTCAGACCGTTTTACTTTGCTGTCCATCCAGACTTCTTTGGTCAACATCCCAGAGAACGG GAAGTGAATGAGAACTCATTAAAGAGACTTAATGGCTATTTGGAAAACCTGCAGAAGCATGGCTCACGCTCACTTCAGCCAATGAAGCTCACCTTTTATGTCAGGGACACGAAAGAGAACAGTGATATGCAGCCAGACCTCCTCTGCCCAG GGTTCCGGTCAGTGAGTTTCACCCTTCAGACACACGATGTCTTGAGCACAGTGATCAACGTGTTGAAGTCCTGCAGCCTGTCCGTGGAGCACATGAAAGCCCTGAGAGCAAGCGCAGAGACGTCTAAAAATCCACGTGAGGCAGGTGTGCCTTTCTATAGACCCATCAAATGGGATAAGAGCTACTACATCTTCACTGGTTTCAGGGACCCtgagcaggagctgcagcaggccagGGAAATTGAGCCTTCACTCAG cttGTGGCTGAGAAACAATGAGCCTGAAGCAACGAAGAAGCACAGCGCTAGTCTTCCTCGGAGAGAGGAGCTGAACAGACTGAAGAGGGAGCTGTGTCACAGATTCGATCTGGCTGATATCAG GTGGCAGCGCAGCTGGGGAGTGGCCCACAGATGCTGTCAGCTTCAGAGTCTGAGCCGTCTGTCACAGCAGAGCCCAGAGGCCCTGGTCCACCTGCAAG GACACACTGTTATGTTTGCTGACCAGTCGGGGATGAACGCCTCTGGACACGTTATGCTGGGAACCATGGATGTTCATAATCAGTGGACCAAA ATGTTTCAGCAGCTGTCCAGCTATCGTagcctgcagcagcagacagactggCTGAAGGAGAGGATCAGCCTCCTGCTGGGTGGTGCTCAGGTGGTCCACATGGCTAGACTGGGACCAGTTCAGCCTATCTCTGAGCATTACAGCACCCTCAACACCTTCCATAAGAGCCTGATGTCTGGACACCTTCGCCTGCACCCCAGAAGTCTGCAGGGGCTCAACGTGTCATTGGCAAA TGACCGCTCTAACCTTAGTCTTCATGAGATGGGGCAGTTCATCATCCCAACCAACTGTGACCCTCCCAAGCTGCAGGTCTTCCTCCAAAGCCACGCCCCGGAGGCCAGAATGCGCACCAATCGCAAAAAACA GCTGCAGGTAGAGGAGGATGCTGTGGTGAAGCAGTGTCTCCAGAGTCTTTCTCTGAGGAGTCTGTCCAAGGAGCCCAGTGTCAGTTCCAGTCAAATGATCCTGTGCTGTAAAAGGCTGCTGGAGCAGCGCTCCCCCCTCATGCAGGGCCTACACATCTGTGTCTCTCACTTCTACTCGGTCTTGCAGGACGGGGACCTGTGTCTTCCCTGGGACTGGAAGAGCTGA
- the gpd1l gene encoding glycerol-3-phosphate dehydrogenase 1-like protein, which produces MASPLKVCIVGSGNWGSAIARIIGDNAKSLQRFATTVKMWVFEENINGRKLTDIINTEHENTKYLPGYKLPENVVAVPKLCDAAEGADLLVFVVPHQFIRKLCDEMVGCVSSRARGITLIKGIDEGPEGLKLISDIIREKMEIDVSVLMGANIANEVAAEKFCETTIGSKILENGLLFKELLQTPNFRITVVDDADTVELCGALKNIVAVGAGFCDGLLCGDNTKAAVIRLGLMEMIAFAKLFSKNDTVSTATFLESCGVADLITTCYGGRNRRVAEAFAKTGKSIEELEQEMLNGQKLQGPATSAEVYHILKQKSLVDQFPLFTAVYQICFEGKPVREMISCLQSHPEHM; this is translated from the exons GGGCTCTGCCATCGCCAGGATCATTGGAGATAATGCCAAGTCCCTGCAGCGTTTTGCCACCACAGTGAAGATGTGGGTGTTTGAAGAAAACATTAATGGCAGGAAGCTCACGGACATCATCAACACGGAGCATGAAAACACCAAGTACCTGCCCGGATATAAACTGCCAGAGAATGTG GTGGCTGTCCCGAAGCTCTGTGATGCGGCGGAGGGAGCTGACCTGCTGGTGTTTGTGGTCCCGCACCAGTTCATCAGGAAGCTCTGTGACGAGATGGTTGGCTGCGTCTCCTCCAGAGCTCGAGGAATCACACTCATCAAG GGCATAGATGAAGGCCCTGAGGGTTTGAAGCTGATCTCCGACATCATTCGAGAGAAGATGGAGATTGATGTCAGTGTCCTCATGGGAGCAAACATCGCCAACGAAGTGGCAGCTGAGAAATTCTGTGAAACCACAATCG gcagtAAGATCCTGGAGAACGGCCTGCTGTtcaaagagctgctgcagactCCAAACTTCAGGATCACAGTGGTGGATGATGCTGATACAGTGGAGCTGTGTGGAGCCCTGAAG AACATCGTCGCAGTGGGTGCAGGCTTCTGCGATGGGTTGCTGTGCGGGGACAACACCAAGGCCGCTGTGATTCGTCTGGGGCTGATGGAGATGATCGCCTTCGCTAAACTCTTCTCCAAGAACGACACTGTTTCTACGGCAACTTTCCTAGAGAGCTGCGGCGTGGCCGACCTCATCACTACGTGCTATGGCGGCCGCAACCGGCGAGTGGCAGAGGCCTTCGCTAAAACAGGAAAG AGCattgaggagctggagcaggagatgttgAATGGTCAGAAGCTCCAGGGTCCTGCCACCTCAGCTGAGGTTTATCACATCCTCAAACAGAAGAGCCTGGTGGACCA gttcCCTCTCTTCACAGCCGTCTATCAGATCTGTTTTGAGGGGAAGCCGGTCCGAGAGATGATCTCCTGCCTGCAGAGCCACCCAGAGCACATGTGA